The following coding sequences are from one Lipingzhangella halophila window:
- a CDS encoding molybdopterin molybdotransferase MoeA, producing MTLDWSAARHLPHSAVAPLPVVTVPTHDALGATLAAPLTARLAHPPHDTAAMDGYAVTGEAPWQIVDRVLAGEVPRAPLRQGHAVEIATGAMVPEGTESVLPYEQATRSGDVVKGAVTSGRHVRRAGSEVPDGTELVPAGARITPTVLALAASAGHDALAVHRRPRVAAIVTGDELVHEGVPQPGRIRDAIGPMLPGLLTWMGAELTGVEHVPDTGDALRRALEVDADVVVTTGASSVGVGDQLPRVLTELSAELLVNGVACRPGHPQLLARLGGRYVAGLPGNPLAALVATMTLVEPLVSALAARPLTPLTEAVLAGEVTSHERMTRLVPVRVEADQASPVGRDRPGMIWGAAVADALAVVPPGWDGATAHLLPLPPRGTSG from the coding sequence ATGACGTTGGACTGGTCCGCCGCGCGGCACCTGCCCCACTCGGCGGTGGCTCCCCTGCCCGTCGTGACGGTGCCTACGCACGACGCGCTTGGCGCGACCCTCGCCGCGCCGCTGACCGCCCGGCTGGCACACCCGCCGCACGACACCGCAGCCATGGACGGCTACGCCGTCACCGGGGAAGCCCCCTGGCAGATCGTTGACCGGGTGCTCGCCGGCGAGGTGCCGCGCGCCCCGTTGCGCCAGGGACATGCGGTGGAGATCGCCACCGGCGCCATGGTTCCCGAGGGCACCGAGTCCGTTCTGCCCTACGAACAGGCGACACGCAGCGGCGACGTCGTCAAGGGGGCTGTTACCAGCGGACGGCACGTGCGTCGCGCCGGCTCGGAGGTGCCGGATGGCACCGAGCTCGTCCCCGCCGGTGCGCGCATCACACCAACGGTGTTGGCCCTCGCCGCGAGTGCCGGGCACGATGCGCTCGCGGTCCACCGCCGACCGCGGGTCGCCGCGATCGTCACCGGCGACGAGCTCGTGCACGAGGGTGTCCCGCAGCCGGGCCGGATTCGCGATGCGATCGGGCCCATGCTTCCTGGTCTGCTGACCTGGATGGGGGCCGAGCTGACGGGGGTCGAGCACGTGCCGGACACCGGCGACGCGCTGCGGCGCGCCCTTGAGGTCGACGCTGACGTGGTCGTGACCACCGGGGCGTCCTCTGTGGGAGTCGGGGACCAGCTACCCCGGGTGTTGACCGAGCTGTCAGCCGAGCTGCTGGTGAACGGGGTGGCCTGCCGACCGGGGCATCCCCAGTTGCTCGCCCGCCTCGGCGGCCGCTACGTCGCGGGCTTGCCGGGAAACCCGCTGGCGGCCCTGGTCGCGACCATGACCCTGGTCGAGCCTTTGGTGAGCGCCCTCGCCGCGCGCCCGCTCACCCCATTGACCGAGGCAGTCCTGGCCGGCGAGGTGACCAGCCACGAACGGATGACCCGGCTGGTTCCGGTGCGGGTCGAGGCGGACCAGGCGAGCCCGGTGGGGCGCGACCGGCCCGGAATGATCTGGGGTGCCGCGGTCGCCGACGCACTGGCGGTGGTCCCGCCCGGGTGGGACGGCGCGACCGCGCACCTGCTACCGCTGCCACCGCGCGGCACGTCCGGCTGA
- a CDS encoding SelB domain-containing protein — MTADAIATTGPADHSAAACLPALAGTTESEEDAAPVAGCYPAGPGDLDELRHRLGSLTAGYALRNPGAPGVPVEAVRLWLGLRDRRLVESLVSAPLAVRHRHIVAAAAGPRTPGPLVEPLTLLTEALAPAPFRAPTPARLAKLGFTRAGLAAGVRTGLLVRIGSATVLPIEAVDEAVRVLAGWRQPFTTADARRALDTSRRVAGPFLAHLDRRGLTRWVGERHRTLAPGDVASAPPGQGRTVSP, encoded by the coding sequence GTGACCGCGGACGCCATCGCGACGACCGGACCCGCGGACCACAGCGCGGCGGCGTGCCTGCCCGCTCTGGCCGGCACCACGGAAAGCGAGGAGGACGCGGCCCCAGTTGCCGGGTGCTACCCGGCCGGCCCCGGCGACCTCGACGAGCTGCGCCACCGCCTCGGGTCGCTGACCGCCGGCTACGCGCTACGCAACCCCGGGGCGCCGGGCGTGCCGGTCGAGGCGGTACGGCTGTGGCTGGGCCTGCGCGACCGCAGGCTGGTCGAGAGCCTGGTGTCCGCCCCGCTCGCGGTCCGGCACCGGCACATCGTCGCGGCGGCCGCGGGACCCCGTACTCCCGGCCCCCTCGTCGAGCCGCTCACGCTGCTGACCGAGGCGCTCGCCCCGGCGCCGTTCCGCGCGCCCACCCCGGCCCGGCTCGCCAAACTGGGCTTCACCCGGGCCGGACTCGCCGCCGGCGTCCGTACCGGCCTGCTGGTCCGGATCGGCTCGGCCACCGTTCTGCCCATCGAAGCCGTCGACGAGGCGGTGCGGGTGCTCGCCGGCTGGCGGCAGCCGTTCACCACGGCCGATGCCAGGCGGGCGCTCGACACGAGCCGCCGCGTCGCCGGGCCGTTTCTCGCGCACCTTGACCGGCGCGGGCTGACCCGGTGGGTGGGGGAGCGGCACCGGACACTGGCACCCGGCGACGTCGCCTCCGCGCCGCCGGGCCAGGGACGTACGGTATCCCCATGA
- the fdhD gene encoding formate dehydrogenase accessory sulfurtransferase FdhD yields MGRITDRRRIVRLRAGTRAERPDTLVVEEPLEVRVDGQSLAVTMRTPGHDFDLAAGFLVTEGVLVSPDDIAAQRYCAGAQPDSEYNIVDVTLAPGVAPPDPSLERAFYTTSSCGICGKASLDAVRTTARWQVSSDTATIAESVLLALPDLLRSQQAVFDRTGGLHAAGLFTAEGELMALREDVGRHNAVDKVIGWALKSGLLPLSGCVLQVSGRASFELTQKALMAGIPTLSAVSAPSSLAVDLAAEAGMTLAGFVRGDSMNIYTGAHRIVEPVAEVAG; encoded by the coding sequence ATGGGCCGCATCACCGACCGTCGCCGGATCGTGCGACTGCGTGCGGGTACGAGGGCGGAGCGGCCGGACACCCTGGTCGTGGAGGAGCCGCTGGAGGTCCGCGTGGACGGCCAGTCCCTGGCGGTGACCATGCGAACCCCCGGCCACGACTTCGACCTGGCGGCGGGCTTCCTGGTAACCGAGGGAGTCCTCGTGTCGCCCGACGACATCGCGGCCCAGCGGTACTGCGCAGGCGCCCAGCCCGACTCCGAGTACAACATCGTGGACGTCACACTGGCGCCGGGCGTGGCTCCGCCCGACCCGTCCCTGGAACGCGCGTTCTACACGACCAGCTCCTGCGGGATCTGCGGGAAGGCCAGCCTCGACGCGGTCCGGACGACCGCGCGGTGGCAGGTGAGCAGCGACACCGCGACCATCGCCGAATCCGTACTCCTGGCGTTGCCCGACCTCCTTCGTTCCCAGCAGGCGGTGTTCGACCGGACCGGCGGGCTGCACGCGGCGGGCCTGTTCACCGCTGAAGGCGAGCTGATGGCGCTGCGCGAGGACGTCGGCCGGCACAACGCGGTCGACAAGGTCATCGGGTGGGCGCTCAAGTCCGGCCTGCTTCCCCTGAGCGGGTGCGTGCTCCAGGTCAGCGGGCGCGCCTCCTTCGAGCTCACCCAGAAGGCGCTCATGGCGGGAATCCCCACGCTGTCCGCTGTCTCGGCGCCGTCGTCCCTGGCGGTCGACCTGGCCGCCGAGGCCGGAATGACGCTCGCCGGTTTCGTCCGGGGCGACTCGATGAACATCTACACCGGCGCGCACCGGATCGTGGAGCCCGTCGCCGAGGTGGCCGGGTGA
- a CDS encoding quaternary amine ABC transporter ATP-binding protein, whose product MPAVRADRLYKVFGKNGPQAVELLADGRHRDQISALNVTAAVIDVSFDVEPGEIFVVMGLSGSGKSTLIRMLNGLLEPSAGAVEVNGTDITKLPSNQLRRLRSQHVSMVFQHFALFPHRTVLENAAYGLEVRGTPRAERQEKAQHALGLVGLDGWENHVPEQLSGGMKQRVGLARALTADTEIILMDEAFSALDPLIRRDMQSQLLELQASLGKTVVFITHDLNEAMRLGDRICMLRDGRVAQIGTAEEILNDPSDDYVANFVEDVDRSRVLTASSVMRPAEAVLSADKSPREGLRVIRESQSSVGYVVHHDQRFVGVIREGLVLRDGLTSASDTPRLGDIADTSVAPVRTNTPVADLFHRAAHSPDPLPVVDGDGRLVGMLNGPALLGALAPDNAATEPPGAGLPGTGTVNPVDPGAAVKTEGGQS is encoded by the coding sequence GTGCCAGCAGTACGCGCAGACAGGCTCTACAAGGTATTCGGAAAGAACGGGCCGCAGGCCGTTGAACTGCTGGCCGACGGACGCCACCGCGACCAGATCAGTGCTCTGAACGTCACCGCGGCCGTGATCGACGTGAGCTTCGACGTGGAGCCCGGCGAAATCTTCGTGGTCATGGGGCTATCGGGCTCGGGAAAGTCCACGCTGATCCGAATGCTCAACGGGCTGCTCGAACCGAGCGCCGGTGCGGTCGAGGTCAACGGCACCGACATCACCAAGCTCCCCTCGAACCAGTTGCGCCGGCTCCGCAGCCAGCACGTCAGCATGGTGTTCCAGCACTTCGCGCTGTTCCCGCACCGGACGGTGCTGGAGAACGCCGCCTACGGCCTTGAGGTCCGCGGCACGCCGCGCGCCGAGCGCCAGGAGAAGGCGCAGCACGCACTCGGCCTCGTTGGCCTGGATGGCTGGGAGAACCACGTTCCCGAGCAGCTCTCCGGTGGTATGAAGCAGCGGGTCGGCCTGGCCCGCGCGCTGACCGCCGACACCGAGATCATCCTGATGGACGAGGCGTTCAGCGCGCTCGACCCGCTCATCCGGCGCGACATGCAGAGCCAGTTGCTGGAGCTGCAGGCCAGCCTGGGCAAGACCGTTGTTTTCATCACGCACGACCTCAATGAGGCGATGCGGCTCGGCGACCGCATCTGCATGCTGCGTGACGGCCGGGTGGCCCAGATCGGCACCGCTGAGGAGATCCTGAACGACCCGTCCGACGACTATGTCGCCAACTTCGTGGAGGACGTCGACCGCAGCCGGGTCCTCACCGCATCCTCGGTTATGCGCCCTGCGGAGGCGGTACTCAGCGCCGATAAGAGCCCTCGGGAGGGGCTGCGCGTCATACGCGAGAGCCAGTCGTCCGTTGGCTACGTCGTGCACCACGACCAGCGGTTCGTTGGTGTCATCCGGGAAGGGCTGGTTCTCCGGGACGGGCTGACCTCGGCGTCGGACACCCCCCGACTGGGCGACATCGCCGACACCAGCGTGGCGCCGGTGCGCACCAACACCCCCGTCGCCGACCTGTTCCACCGGGCCGCGCACAGCCCGGACCCCCTGCCCGTTGTCGACGGCGATGGGCGCCTCGTCGGCATGCTCAACGGCCCGGCCCTCCTGGGCGCCC